One Cicer arietinum cultivar CDC Frontier isolate Library 1 chromosome 8, Cicar.CDCFrontier_v2.0, whole genome shotgun sequence DNA segment encodes these proteins:
- the LOC101507048 gene encoding probable serine/threonine-protein kinase WNK6 isoform X2 produces MGLVDKECSEEGLGLLEPSDHDIIEADPTCNYHRYKEVIGKRAFKIVFKAFDEVNGLEVVWSQVRIDEVLQSLGKLVRLYSEVHLLRLLKHNNIVL; encoded by the exons ATGGGTTTGGTGGATAAAGAATGCTCAGAAGAAGGTTTAGGTCTTCTTGAGCCTTCTGATCATGATATTATTGAAGCTGATCCTACTTGTAATTACCATAGG TATAAGGAAGTAATCGGGAAAAGAGCTTTCAAGATCGT TTTTAAGGCATTTGATGAAGTCAATGGACTCGAAGTTGTGTGGAGCCAAGTTCGGATTGATGAGGTATTACAATCACTTGGCAAACTAGTGAGGTTGTATTCCGAAGTCCATCTATTGAGGTTGTTGAAGCACAATAACATT GTACTGTAA
- the LOC101507048 gene encoding probable serine/threonine-protein kinase WNK6 isoform X1 yields MGLVDKECSEEGLGLLEPSDHDIIEADPTCNYHRYKEVIGKRAFKIVFKAFDEVNGLEVVWSQVRIDEVLQSLGKLVRLYSEVHLLRLLKHNNIVRFYNSWIDDKHKNVNMITELFTSGSLKQYCKKHKKVDMRAVKRWVRHILMGLIYLHNHNPPEV; encoded by the exons ATGGGTTTGGTGGATAAAGAATGCTCAGAAGAAGGTTTAGGTCTTCTTGAGCCTTCTGATCATGATATTATTGAAGCTGATCCTACTTGTAATTACCATAGG TATAAGGAAGTAATCGGGAAAAGAGCTTTCAAGATCGT TTTTAAGGCATTTGATGAAGTCAATGGACTCGAAGTTGTGTGGAGCCAAGTTCGGATTGATGAGGTATTACAATCACTTGGCAAACTAGTGAGGTTGTATTCCGAAGTCCATCTATTGAGGTTGTTGAAGCACAATAACATTGTAAGGTTCTACAATTCCTGGATTGATGACAAGCACAAGAATGTTAATATGATTACTGAGTTGTTCACCTCAGGGAGCCTTAAACA GTACTGTAAGAAACACAAGAAGGTCGACATGAGAGCTGTTAAACGATGGGTAAGACATATTTTAATGGGCTTAATCTATCTTCACAATCACAATCCACCTGAAGTgtga